Genomic DNA from Streptomyces sp. GS7:
CTGAGTCCGGGATCCGGGGTCCGGGGTCCGGGATCCACTCCCGCGCATCAGGGGAACCCCTGATACCCAACGGGCGGTGGCTTTCCTACCGTTGGGGCATGAAGCCGACCCTCACCATGCCCCTGCACAGGGTTGCCGGAGACCGGTGGATGCGCGGTGCCGTGCGGGCTGGGGCCGCAGGTGTGGCCATGGCACTCGTCGCCTTCGCCGCCACCCCGGCCGCGGCCGATCCAACAGGCACAGGGTCAGACAGGGGACTCTCCGTCGCTTTATCGGCCGGCTTGCCGAGGTGCTTCAGCTTCCGCGCCCGTTGACGGGGCCGAGGCGAGGCGCCGCCGGACCCGTCACCGGGCGCAGACCCGAAGATCGGGTGATGGGGGCAGCGGACGCTATGTCGCGTCGTCCCGTTCGCTGACGGCTTCCAGCAGCGCGGTGACGGCCTCGTTGTACGGAGTGGGAATGCCGAGGCGCGCCCCCGCGCGCACCACGGCGCCGTTGCGGGCGTCGTATTCCAGGGCACGGCCCGCCAGGCGGTCCCACAGCATGCTGCTGCCGGACTCGGCAGGCAGCGTCCGCAGCCGGGCGATGACCTGCTCGGCCAGGTCCTCGGGCAGGCGCGCGCCCGACGCGACGGCGACCCGGCGCGCCTCCTCCGCCAACGCCCGGCCCAGCCGTGCGACGCGCGGATGGGCAAAGACCGGCATCCGGCGCATGGTCAAGGCTGTGATGGCGCCGTTGGCCACATTCAGGCACAGCTTCGCCCAGGCCGCGGTCACGAAATCACCGGTGAGCGCGACGGCGATGCCGCTGTCCTGGCACAGGGCCACGAAGTCCGCGCCGTCCTCGCCCTCGGGCACCGTGATCCGCGGCCGATCGAACAACCGGATGTGCCCACGCCGCAGCGACTCCGCCGCGATGTCCACCACGGCCGGCAGGACGCGAGCCGGGCCCGCCAACGGCCCAACGCGCTGGAGGTGTTCCACACCGTTCTGCAGCACCACGACACGGGTGCCCGCACCGCACAGCCGCTCCAGCCACGGCGCTGCCCCGGCCGTCTGGTGAACCTTGGTCGCGAGCAGCACCCATTCCACCGGCGACACCCGGGCAGGATCGAACTCCTCGTGTACGTGTACGGAAGCCGTCCGGGTCCCTTCGTCAGGCCCGTCGATCCGTAACCCGCCCAGTGGCGAGCGCACACACGCGGCCACCTCCATGCGCCCCGTCGAGGCGAGGCTCGCAGCCACCACGCCTCCCACTGCCCCGACTCCCACCACGGCAATACGTGTCATGGCCACTGAGCCTACCCACTTCAAGATCGCATTGACGAGTACACCGCAAAACGAACGGAATCAGGAAGCCTTCGACCGACGGCCCGGCCGGACGTCCGCCGCCGAACTGGTATCCGACGCATCGCCAACAGCTCTTCCGCGTCCGCTGGTTTGGCCGCAGCCCCCGTCCCCGGGGTGGGGACGGGGGGCCCGCGAAAGCAGCAGTACGTGAACCGGATCGCGCAACGCAGAGCACCGCCGCATCAGCCTCGGCAGGGCTGCCGTCGACCACCAGCCGGTGGTCGACCACATCGACCGGTACGGCGAACACTCGGCACAGCGCCTGTTTACGCCGGCGTTCGTCGCGCAGGAGGGGCCCCGCACGACGCGCTCGCCGATCAGCGGCCTGCGCGGATGACTTTCCTGCCGTCCTGGGTGAGCGGGACCGGGATCGGCTGCGGGACGCCGCGCTGTTGGCCGCCGTTGAGATCCTTCTGGACGACGTTCACGTTGACGGACGCGCCCTGGCCCCCGCTGAACTTCCCGCTCGCGAAGGCGTCCACGCCGTCTGCGGTGACCTCGTAACCGGTCGTGTCCACGATCGAGTGGGTGCGGCAGTCACGGAACACCTCCTCGATGGGGACGAACCAGAGCCAGTGGTGGTCACCGTCGTGGTTGAGGTCGACCTTGTCGTTGAACCAGATCGCCACGGATCCGGCCATGTTGACGGTGGCCGTCCAGTCGATGTCGTACTTCTGGGTGCCGATCACGAGGGACGCCTCGATGACCGACTTGGGCGGGATCTTGAGAGGGAGGTCGACACTCCAGTTCTGGACCTCCTTGTGGGCGAACTCCTGGGTCGAGGAGAGGCTGGTCTCGATCGAGGTGGTCTCGCTGACCTTGGCCACGGCCGGGATCTCGGCCGAGACCTCCATGGAGACGCCGATCTTCAGCGACTCGGTCACGGAGATCCGCAGGTCCTGTTCGGTCGTCTTGCTCTGCTTGTACGTGACGACTTGCTCGACCGCCGAGCCGTTGCGGTAGTTGGTGGTGACGGAGCTGACCTGACCCGGTATGGGGGAGGGGGCGTTGGGGTCGTAGGTGATGCCCCTGTACTCCGCGCTGACCTGGTACTTGTGGTAGTCGCCGAGCGCGCTCTGCTTGCCGTAGTCCGTGGAGGCGGTGAAACGGCATCCGTTGGAGCCGGGGAACCTCTCCTGGGCCATCCACTTGCCCCACTCGTCCGTGATCTCCTGGAGCGAGTGGGCGGTTGCCTTGCGCTTCGAGGCGTTGCGTGGGGCGTTCAACCGAATGGGTGCCGCCGCCGCTGTACCTGCGGTTGCGAGCGATACGGGGACGGCCGCGGCGAGGCCGACTGCGGGAGCGAAGGCGAGAACGCGCCGTCTGGAGACATGGCTCATGGAGAGTCCCCATCCAAAAGGGGCGGAACGGGGGAAACGTCTTGGGCAGCAATGCAATCGGCGATCTTCCGTAGCGCATAGGGGCTTTGGTCCCGAATCGCCGACCATGGCACGAAATCCCAGGCCGGAATGGGGGGCGACGGGGGACCGCCGACCATGACGTTGTCGCCTGCAGTGTCCGCAGCGATGCGGCGGTCGCGGCGACCGATGTGGTGAGTGCGGGACGGCACCGGAGTCTGGTACCCGGTCGGCAGCATGGCCGGCCCCCGGGTCGTCAGCTCAGGTGCCCGCTCCAACGCGGCGAGGAACCAGGGAAGTCGAGCCCAGACGGAGCCGTCCGGCCGGCATCGCCACCGAACCGGACGACCACGGCCTCGGATGCTCGCGCGGCGGCCTGACAGTCAAGCTGCACCTGGCCGTCGAACAGGGCCAGAAGCCGATGCCGATGCCGATCGTCATCACGGCCGGAGTGTGCGGAGGTTCCCTGGACGGGCCGGAGCGCTGCCTCCGTGCAGCAGTTGCTCGACGAGCGCCTGGGGGTAGGCGGGCGTGGCCGGCATGGCGCCGAAGAGGGCCCGCAGATAGAGCGGCCCGAGTACGTGGTCGAGTACCTGGTCGATGTCGGGGGGATCCTCTCCGCGGGCAGCGGCCCGGTCGAGGATCCGGCCGATGTCGTCGGCCCGACGCGCGAAGTGGCGGGAGCGTTCCTCCTGAGCCTCGGGCGTCCCGGGCAGGGACATGACCAGGGCGCGCAGGATCAACTGCCCTTCGGGGCGCATGAGGCTGGAGGCTGCCGCGGTGGCCCACTGCGTCAGATCGCCGCACAGGGTGCCGGTGTCGGGCAAGGGGGAGTCCTCTGCCAGCCGGGTGACCGCCACATCGGCCAGCAGCGCCTCACGAGTGCCCCAGCGGCGATAGATGCTGGTGGGATTCACGCCCGCCCGCTGTGCGATCGCGGGGACGGTCACATCCTTGCCGCCGGGCTCGGACAGCAGCTCGATCACTGCCTCGTGGACCGCCGACCGGACGCGGGCTGCGCGTCCGCCGGGGCGCGGGGTCGATTCGTTCACGCTCACGCCAACAGGTTAAAGCAGATCTGTTTGCTTTTACAGCCCGGGGGTGCTCTACTCGACCTCGGCAAAAGCAAACATCATTGCTTTAAGGAGGGGCCGTGAAGAACCTGCTGTTCCCCAATGACGCCCAGTTCTGGTACGAGACCCTGCGGTCGTTCGGCCACATCACCTACGGCGGCGCCGACTTCGGTGAGGTCGTCTCGACGAGTACGCGCATCGTGGAGGGCGACTACGGCAGCTGGCACGACGAGTGGCTGGCCACGGCCGACCGAGTCTCCGGCGAGGCCCAACGGGCCCTGGACGAGGGCCACTCGGTCAGTGCCCGGGACGGATTCCTGCGGGCGTCGAACTACTACCGCTCGGCGGAGTTCTTCCTGCACGGCAACCCGTGCGACCCCCGCCACCACCACGCCTACGACCGCAGCGTGGAGTGCTTCCACGCCGCGGCGGCACTGTTCACCCCGCGGATCGAGCCGGTCCGCATCCCCTACGAGGGCACCACGCTCCCCGGCTACCTCTACCGCGCCGACACCCTCGCAACCCCCCGGCCCACCGTGATCATGCACAACGGATTCGACGGCACGGTGGAAGAGATGCACTTCTTCGGGGCGATGGCCGGTGTGGAGCGCGGCTACAACGTCCTCGCGTTCGACGGACCGGGTCAGCCAGGTCCGCTCCACCACGACGGCCTCGTGTTCCGTCCGGACTGGGAGAACGTCGTGGGCCCCGTCCTCGACTTCGCCCTGACCCTGCCGGAGGTCGACGGCGACCGGGTTGCGCTGCTCGGCAACAGCATGGGCGGACTGCTTGCCCCGAGGGCAGCGGCGTTCGAACAGCGGCTGGCCGCGGTGGTCGCCCTCGACGGTGTCCACGACCTCGGCCGGGCGGTCACCGCCATCGTGCCCGGCGACCGTGACGAGGCCGAACGGCGGCTGCGCGCGGCCTCGGATCCCGAACTCGACGCCCAGCTGGATCACTTGATCGCCACCAACCCGGTCATGCGCTGGGCGTTGAACCACGGCATGTACGTGATGGGGGCCGACACCCCCCGTGCCTTCGGTGCCGTCTATCTCGACTACCACCTCCGCGACGGCATCGCCGAACGGATCACATGCCCTGCCCTGATCTGCGAGGCCGCCGAGGACCTGTTCTTCGCCGGACAGGCTCGGCAGCTGTACGACAGCCTCACCTGCCCCAAGGCCCTGATCGAGTTCACCGCGGAAGAAGGCGCCGACGCGCACTGCCAGGCGGGAGCGCAGCGGCTGGCTCTGGCGCGCATCTATGACTGGCTGGACGACACGCTGCACCACCGGCACGCGGCTGGCTAGGAGAGACGCCTCGTGCAGTCGAACTTGCGTTTCCCCGCCTCCAGACGTCCCGGACTGCGCGGATGGCCGGCGGTCGTGGGCATCGGGTTCTCCTTCGCCGTCACGATGATGGGAACCACGCTGCCCACGCCGCTCTACCCGCTGTACCGGGCCTCCTACGGTTTCGGCGAGCTGGCCACCACGGTCGTCTACGCCGTCTACGTGGTCGGTGTCCTGGTCGCGCTCCTGTTGTTCGGCCACTGGTCCGACCAGATAGGACGGATCCGGATGCTTCGAGCCGGCGTACTGCTGTCCGCCTTGTCGACGTCGGTCTTCCTCCTCGGCGAGGGAACCGGCTGGCTGCTGGTGGGCCGGCTCGTCTCCGGGCTGTCCGCGGGAATCTTCACGGGCACGGCCAGCGCGGCCATGGTCGAAGTCGCCCCGCCGGGCGGGGCGGCGCGTGCGACCCTGGCAGCGGCGGCGGTGAACATCGGCGGCCTCGGCGCCGGGCCGCTGGTCGCGGGAGCGCTGGCCGAGTACGCGCCCTGGCCGCTGAGACTGTGCTTCGTCGTCGAGTCGGTTCTGACGGTCATCGGGCTGGTCGCGGTCAGCGCCGTCGCCGAGCCCGTCCGCCTGCCGTCCACGCCGACGCTGCGGCCCCAGAAGGTCAGCGTGCCGGGATCGGTGCGCACGGTCTTCATCAAGGCCGCGATCCCCGGCTTCGCGGGCTTTGCCGTACTCGGTCTCTTCGCCGCCGTGGCCCCCTCGTTCCTGGCGGTCGTCCTGCACACGACCAACCATGCGGCAACGGGCCTGGTCGTCGCGCTGCTCTTCCTCGCCTCCGTCACCGGTCAGCTGTCGTCCTCCGGACTGGGCGAGTACCGCTCGCTTCTGCTGGGGTGCGCCGCTTTGATCGCCGGTATGACGTTGGTGGCCACCGGCCTGCTGACCGCCTCCCTGGCCTTCCTGACCGTCGGTGGCGCCGCCGCCGGAGTCGGCCAGGGACTGGCGTTCCGAGCCGGCTTGGACTCGATCGTCCGACAGGCTCAGCCGAAGACCAGAGGATCGGTGACGTCCGCGTTCTTTGTCGTCCTGTATGCGGGTATCACCCTCCCCGTGATCGGAGAGGGTGCCCTCGCGAACCTGCTGGGCCTGGTCCAGGCGGGAACCCTCTTCAACGGCTTCGTCATCTTCCTGGGCGTCACCGCGCTGTTGTTCCTCGCCCGCCGCAGACGAGAGCCCCTCGCCAGATGACCTTGCGACGGGCGAACGCTGCCTGTCTGTGTTGTCCGCCTGTCAGCGAAGTAGCGGTACCGGCTCAACTTCGCCGGTGCACGCATGTCGAGCGACGGACCGGCGCAGAAGACGAACCGCGTCAGCGCGGCGTGCCGACGGTCAGCCCTCGGGATCTTCCGCTTTTCTCCTGCTCGGTAGTTGCTTCGCGGCCTCGATCGTTTCCCTGTTGAGGTCCTCGACGGAGACGCCCTGGGATTCCTCCCAGCCGGCCGGGTTCAGCGCGCGGCGGACCAGTGGCTCCAGGTCTTCGGATCCCCCAGCGGGAGCCACCTTGTATGACGGTGTGTGACATGCCGCTTTCGGTGTAATGGGCTGGTTGGGCTGTTCGGCCGCGTCACCCTGTGCGAGTTGATCACGGTCGTGTCAGGAGACTGTGGGTGCACAGATCGCGTGAGTGGCTGTATGAGCGGATCCGCCAGGACAAGCGGCAGAACCCGGAGAGGTCGGAGAGGGCTTTGGCCCAGAAGTGCCGGGTGCCGCGGATCACGGTAGCCGGGCGATCGTGATGGCGGGCGGCATGGAGGGCAAGGGACCGGAGCGGCCGCACCGCCCTGACCTGCTGGCGCGTCTGGACGCCGAGCTGGGGCGGATCGACGAGCAGCTGCGCGCCCTGGCCGCCGCCAAGGACCGGATTCAGAGCCTGTTGGACGCGGTGGTGGCCATCACCCGGGAACAGGAGCTGTCCGCGGTGTTGCACCGCATCGTGACCACCGCCATGGACCTGGTCGGCGCCCGCTACGGGGCACTGGGAGTATTTGACGAGTCCGGCGAGCACCTCGCGCAGTTCATGGCCGTCGGCTTGTCCGAGCAGGAACGTGCGGCCCTGGCCGAAGTGGGGTTTCCGCGCGGCCTGGGCGTGCTGGGACACCTGATCCAGCACCCCGAACCCCTGCGGGTCGACGATGTCTCCTCCCACCCGGCCTCGGTGGGGTTTCCGCCCGGCCACCCGCGCCTGCGTACCCTGCTCGGCGTCGCCGTCAGCGTCCGCGGCGAAATCTACGGCGATCTCTACCTCTCCGAGCGGATCGACGGGCGCCTCTTCGACGTGCACGACGAGAACATCGTCGTTGCCCTGGCCAGCGCCGCCGGCATCGCGATCGACAACGTCCGTCTCTTCGAACAGGTTCGTGCCGGATCCGAACTGTTCCAGCGGCGTTTGCTGCCGACGCTGCCCGACATGCGGCCCTTCGACGCCGCCGCCATCTACCGGCCCGCCGCCGAACCCCACCATGTGGGCGGCGACTGGTACGACGCCATCCTGCTTCCGGACGGCGCGGTGGCGGTCGTCATCGGCGACGTGGTCGGCCACGATCTGCATGCCGCCGCCGCCATGGCCTCCACCCGTCACATGCTGCGCGCTTTGCTGTTCGCCATGCGTACTCCGCCCAGCGCGGTCCTCGCCCAGCTCGATCGCACTCTGGAGGCCATCACCGACAACCCCGTAACCACCACCATCCTGGCGCGCATCGAACCCGAGGGGGCTGCCTGGAGGCTGCGCTGGAGCACCGCGGGCCATATCCCGCCCTTGCTGATCACCCCCGACCGCCGGGCGGAATACCTGTTCACGGAGCCTGGACTACCACTGAACGTCGACAGCGGGCAGCCCCGCCCCGACCGCACCCACCCCCTGCCCGCGGACACCATCGTGGTCTTCTTCACCGACGGCCTCATCGAACACCCCGACCACCCCATCAACGAGAGCCTCGCCGAACTCGCCGAACTCGCCACCACGCACGCAGACCTGCCCCTGCAGGACTTCGTGCAGGCCCTGGCCGACCACCACCCCAGCGACGGGCACGACGACATGGCCATCCTCGCCCTGCGCACCCCGGGCTGAAGGCGTGCAGCCCCACAGCCATACGGCTGACGGCGGAACCGGCAGGGCGCGGCGCTGCCCCCGGGCGGTCACCCGAAACAGTCCCGACAGAGCACATTGCGAAAGGTCATACAGGTGAGCGGCAGTGTGATGGATCCGGCGACGGCGGCGGACGACGGACGCCCGCGCAAGGCCAAGGGGACGACTTCCCGATGACGGTGGCGAACGGCGGCAGGCTCCGGCGCGTTGGCATGACGGCGCTGCAGCTCGGTGTCGTCGCCGCGCTGTATTACGTCTCGGGCAAGCTGGGGCTGCTCCAGCAACTCGTGCGCGGCCAGGTCTCGCCGCTGTGGCCTCCGACCGGCATCGCCCTGGCTGCTCTCCTCCTGATGGGCCTGCGGGCCTGGCCCGGGATCGCTCTCGGCGCCTTACTGGTCAACATCTCACTTGGGCCGTCGATCCCCGCCGTTCTCGCGATCACGGCAGGCAACACACTCGCGCCCCTCTTCGCCTACGCGCTCCTTCGCCGCACCGGGTTCCGCATCGAGATGAACCGGTTCCAGGACGCGCTCGCGCTGGTCTTCCTCGGCGCATTCACCGGCATGCTCATCAGCGCGACGGTGGGCACCGGCACCCTGCTCCTGGCTCACGCTCTGCCCGCCGGCGGGTTCTGGCCCACATGGTGGGTCTGGTGGACCGGCGATGCGATGGGCGTTCTGGTGGTCACGCCGGCGCTGCTCGTCCTCCGCTCGGCACACCTGCCCAAGGACACACCACCCTCCCGGTGGGCGGAGGCAGCGCTGCTTGTGGCGGCCACCATCGGCGTCGGCTTCCTCGAAAACGCTCCGGTACCGCTGATCTTCCTCGCTTTCCCGCTACTGACCTGGGCTGCCTTCCGCTTCCAACTCGCCGGAGCCGCACCCTGCGCGCTGGCCGTATCCACCGGTGCAATCCTCGCCGCCCCCCGCAGGTCAGGCCCGTTCGCCGGTCACACTCTGCTCACCGACATGATCGCGCTGCAGGCGTTCAACGGCGCCGCCGCGATGACCGCGCTGCTACTCGCCGCCGCCATCACCGAACGAAACCAAACCCAGGAGAAGATCGAACAAACCTGCAGGCAGCTCGCCGAGATGGCGGCAAGGATCGCATCGGACACCGGCGGCCCATCAGCACGTCCCGACGGCGACGAGCAGGAAGAAGACGGCGGACCGACTCGGCCGTCGTGATCCATCGACAGCACCTTCGTGGACGGGCGACGGACCTGATCCGCCATACGTCCCGGCCCGGCCACATGCCGTCGAAACGCGCCGCGAGAGGCGGCGCATGCCTGACCAACTTGCCGGAGCGGCTCCTCGGCGTCGTGCCCGTCACGTCTGCGGGCCCCGCTCCGCTGCTCCGCGCGACCGTTGCCAACGCTCTGCCGCACCGCGAGCCGCTGCGGTTGGAGGTCCCCGACCATGATCCCGTTGGCCGGCATTGCCGCCGCAGGTCGGGCATCCGGTCGCACGCGAAGGCTGGATCCAGGCAAGTCCGACACCGTATGCGGGGATTGTTCTCGGCGCCGCGACCCGCCGCGCCTGCCTGCACACTCAGGCTGGTCGACTACAGCGCTCACGTCACAGTGTGTGTCCTGCTACCGACGAAGATCGAGCGTGTGCCATCCAAGTGAGTGGCCGGGGTCGATGCGGCTGCATCGAAGGGCGGCGGGTTGGTCCGGACGGCGTGCTGCGGGTTCACAGACGCTCCAGCCACTCGGTGTACCACGCGCGGAAACCGGGGCTCACCGGGACGAAGCCGCCCCAGTCCGGGTCGATCTGCCAGACCTCACCTGCTCGCGGGCCGTTCAGGATCAGCCGGATGTAGATGCCGCACCCCTCTTCGGCCAGCATGAGCGTGCCCCCGGTCAACCCGTCGGCCGGTGCGCCGATGCGACCGGGCAGGGGTTCGGTGAGACGGAACGGCTCGGCGAGTCGGCCCGGTAGCCGGTCGTCTTCCCACTCGTCGTCCGCGGCCCACCCCGCGCCGGCCTCGATGCGGGGGACGGTCAAGGGCATCAACCCGTGACCGGGGCCGGCGGGGCCGTTGCCCACCTGCACGACGAAGGACCGGTACTCCGCCGGCAGGTCGACGCCGTGAGCTTCCTCGAATGCCTTGATCTCTGCCTCCGGCAGCGCAGGCGCCAGCTCGTACCGATGAGTGTCCGCCCCGAAGCGCTCCCGCGCCGGGTCCCCTGCCGCCATCCGCCGCATCCGAACGCGTACAGTGCCCGCATCCCAGCTCTCCATCCAGCGACCGTACCAACGACATCGGTGCCCAATTCCCCACGCCTTCACGCTGCATAGCTCCTGGTTGCGACTCCGGCGCGGTATCAGTGCCCTCCACACCCGCCCGCCCCCGGGCCGCAGCGGATCGGCCGCCGCGGAGGGCGTCTTCGCGGCGCGACCGGATCCCTGCATCCGGCACCGGCGGCGCCCTCGCCCGACCGGCCGGGCTCGGGAGTTTCCCGGCGCCCGCCGGCGGCTCGACGGCGGATCTCCCGTCGGCCCGCGCCATACGACCGGTCGTGCGCCCGCCCGATGCGAGTGATACGTCGATGCTCGCCGGCTCACGCACACCAAAGGAATGCCAGGCACCCCTTTCCCCGTAAGTGCGGGAAAAGTCAAGGGATTCGGACGATGTGGAGGGGCAATCGGCCATCCCCGCGGATAAGGGAACGCTGCTCGACTCCGTACCGTCACGCTTTACTCCACGCATGCCGGCATGAAGGCAACGGCGCTTGAAGGGAGGGTATATGGCGTATCAGGTCAAGTGCGGTTCGACCAGGACGACGACCGGTCGACCGTGCCGGAATCCGGCAATGATCGGCTATTCGCGCTGCCAGGTGCACCGCGGTGAGTGGAACCGGCCGCAGCCGCGTAAGACCAAGAAGCGTTGATCTCGGGCGCCGTGGGCGCGCGAGAAGACGAGCATCACGCATATCCGAAACCCCCAGTGCGTTGGCTTGCCTGGGGGTTTCCGTCACGTCCGGGGCGTGGTGCGGGAGGGGTGGCGGGGCCTCGCTGTCCGATCGCGGCAATGCCTCGGAAGAGTGACGCGAGCTGTTCGAGTGCCTGTGGGGGTGGGGAGGTCGGTTCCTGCCTGGGTTCCCCGCATTTATGGAACGTGTGTTCATGATCTGCTCCCGGGTTACCCGTTACGGGGGCCGAACCGGGCCGTTCTTTAGGGCACTTGTACCCATCACGCGCCCGGTCAGAGGAATCGTGTGTCCCTGATGAATCCGGCGTGTCGGCGTGCTGCGTTCGAAAAGCTGTTGTCCGGCTTCCGGTTTCCGGCGTGTTGTTGACGTCCGAAGACGGGAGCGGAAGAGGTGGCTGAGGGAGAAGGAGAGCAAGAGCATTGGTGAGAATGCGGATTCGTAGTGGGGCATGGGAGAAACGGCAGTCGGGGGAGAAGGAGCAGTCGGCGGAGGGACCGCGGTCACGGGGGAAACGCCGTGTTCCTTCCGGTGAACGGCCGCCCGGCAGCGGCAAGGAGGAGGCCCAGGAGGAGGCCAAGGAGGAGGAGTTCAGGGAGGAGTTGCAGTATGTCGACCGGACCGGGAGTCGGGAGCGGGCCGGACGGCAGATCCGGCTGGTCGATATGGCGCGGCGGCTCCCGCAATTGGTGCGCCGGTCCATCGCGCTGGCATGGGGTATCGACCGCTGGGCCGCGCTGGGGCTGCTGATCTGCCAGGCCGGTGCCGGGGCGATGCAGGCGCTGGGACTGCTGGCGGTCAGCGGGACGATCGGGGCGCTGCTGTCCGGCGGGGACATCTACGGGCGGCTGCTGAGCGCCTGGCCGTCGCTGGCGCTGCTGGCGGTTGCCGCCGCCGTCCGGGCCCTGCTCGGAATCGCGGTGGCCTGGCTGTCCTCCCGGCTGGGACCGCAGATGTCCCGGGAGGCCGAACTCAGGCTGCTGCAGGCGGTCACCGAGGTGGAGTTGTCCGCCTACGACGCACCCGGCTTCACGCATCGCAAGGAAGCGGCGGACCGGGGTGCCGAGATCGTCCAGGAGCTGGTGAGCGACGGGCAGGACCTGATCGCCTCGCTCGCCTCCCTCGTCGCCGGCGCGAGCGTGCTGACCGCGCTGCACCCGGCGCTGCTCCCACTGCTGTTGCTGGCCAGCTTCCCGCAGGCGGTGGCGCAGGTCAGCGCGGCACGGGTGCGCTATCTGGCCCGGCTGCGGGCGAGCGGCGACTACCGGCTGCTGTCGATTCTGCGCTGGCATGTGTGCGACCGGTACACCGCCGACCAGATCCGGGCCGGCACCATGGCCGGCTTCCTGGTGGCGCGCTACCGCCACATCACCGAGCGCATCAACCGCGCCGACCGGGAGGCGGCGAACACCGGAGCGCGGATGTCCGTACTCGGCGCGGTCTGCGGCGGGTTGGCGTCGAGCGCGGTATGGGGGGCGGTGGTGTGGCTGCTGGCCACCGGCCGGATGAGCGTCGGGCACGCCGGCACCGCGGTCTTCGCACTGCAGACGGTGGGGACGGCGCTGCGCGGACTGGTCGCCGGCGGCGCGCGCATCATGCGGACGGGCCTCTACATGGACGACTGGTCCGAATTCCTGAAGGAGGCGGGTGGTTACCGGATGCGGCGTGGGGCCGGCGAACCGGCACCGCCGGCGGAGATCCGTGCCCGGGATCTCGTCTTCCGGTACGAGGAGGCGGCCGACGACGCCCTGCGCGGCGTCTGTTTGACCCTGCGGCGCGGGGAGGTCGTGGCGCTGGTCGGGTACAACGGCAGCGGGAAGACCACCCTGGCCAAGCTGCTGAGCGGTCTGTACCTGCCCACCACCGGCTCGATCACCTGGGACGGTGTCCCGACCGCCGATCTCGATCCGCAGGCCATGTGGTCGCAGGTGGCCCTGGTGCCGCAGGAATACGCCCGCTGGCCGCTGACCGCCCGCGAGAACATCACGTTGGGCCAGGCGACAGCGGGAGGTGACGCCGACATCCACGCCGCCT
This window encodes:
- a CDS encoding 2-dehydropantoate 2-reductase; this encodes MTRIAVVGVGAVGGVVAASLASTGRMEVAACVRSPLGGLRIDGPDEGTRTASVHVHEEFDPARVSPVEWVLLATKVHQTAGAAPWLERLCGAGTRVVVLQNGVEHLQRVGPLAGPARVLPAVVDIAAESLRRGHIRLFDRPRITVPEGEDGADFVALCQDSGIAVALTGDFVTAAWAKLCLNVANGAITALTMRRMPVFAHPRVARLGRALAEEARRVAVASGARLPEDLAEQVIARLRTLPAESGSSMLWDRLAGRALEYDARNGAVVRAGARLGIPTPYNEAVTALLEAVSERDDAT
- a CDS encoding MASE1 domain-containing protein → MTVANGGRLRRVGMTALQLGVVAALYYVSGKLGLLQQLVRGQVSPLWPPTGIALAALLLMGLRAWPGIALGALLVNISLGPSIPAVLAITAGNTLAPLFAYALLRRTGFRIEMNRFQDALALVFLGAFTGMLISATVGTGTLLLAHALPAGGFWPTWWVWWTGDAMGVLVVTPALLVLRSAHLPKDTPPSRWAEAALLVAATIGVGFLENAPVPLIFLAFPLLTWAAFRFQLAGAAPCALAVSTGAILAAPRRSGPFAGHTLLTDMIALQAFNGAAAMTALLLAAAITERNQTQEKIEQTCRQLAEMAARIASDTGGPSARPDGDEQEEDGGPTRPS
- a CDS encoding TetR/AcrR family transcriptional regulator, which translates into the protein MSVNESTPRPGGRAARVRSAVHEAVIELLSEPGGKDVTVPAIAQRAGVNPTSIYRRWGTREALLADVAVTRLAEDSPLPDTGTLCGDLTQWATAAASSLMRPEGQLILRALVMSLPGTPEAQEERSRHFARRADDIGRILDRAAARGEDPPDIDQVLDHVLGPLYLRALFGAMPATPAYPQALVEQLLHGGSAPARPGNLRTLRP
- a CDS encoding alpha/beta hydrolase family protein gives rise to the protein MKNLLFPNDAQFWYETLRSFGHITYGGADFGEVVSTSTRIVEGDYGSWHDEWLATADRVSGEAQRALDEGHSVSARDGFLRASNYYRSAEFFLHGNPCDPRHHHAYDRSVECFHAAAALFTPRIEPVRIPYEGTTLPGYLYRADTLATPRPTVIMHNGFDGTVEEMHFFGAMAGVERGYNVLAFDGPGQPGPLHHDGLVFRPDWENVVGPVLDFALTLPEVDGDRVALLGNSMGGLLAPRAAAFEQRLAAVVALDGVHDLGRAVTAIVPGDRDEAERRLRAASDPELDAQLDHLIATNPVMRWALNHGMYVMGADTPRAFGAVYLDYHLRDGIAERITCPALICEAAEDLFFAGQARQLYDSLTCPKALIEFTAEEGADAHCQAGAQRLALARIYDWLDDTLHHRHAAG
- a CDS encoding cytotoxin leucocidin; its protein translation is MNAPRNASKRKATAHSLQEITDEWGKWMAQERFPGSNGCRFTASTDYGKQSALGDYHKYQVSAEYRGITYDPNAPSPIPGQVSSVTTNYRNGSAVEQVVTYKQSKTTEQDLRISVTESLKIGVSMEVSAEIPAVAKVSETTSIETSLSSTQEFAHKEVQNWSVDLPLKIPPKSVIEASLVIGTQKYDIDWTATVNMAGSVAIWFNDKVDLNHDGDHHWLWFVPIEEVFRDCRTHSIVDTTGYEVTADGVDAFASGKFSGGQGASVNVNVVQKDLNGGQQRGVPQPIPVPLTQDGRKVIRAGR
- a CDS encoding MFS transporter; this translates as MQSNLRFPASRRPGLRGWPAVVGIGFSFAVTMMGTTLPTPLYPLYRASYGFGELATTVVYAVYVVGVLVALLLFGHWSDQIGRIRMLRAGVLLSALSTSVFLLGEGTGWLLVGRLVSGLSAGIFTGTASAAMVEVAPPGGAARATLAAAAVNIGGLGAGPLVAGALAEYAPWPLRLCFVVESVLTVIGLVAVSAVAEPVRLPSTPTLRPQKVSVPGSVRTVFIKAAIPGFAGFAVLGLFAAVAPSFLAVVLHTTNHAATGLVVALLFLASVTGQLSSSGLGEYRSLLLGCAALIAGMTLVATGLLTASLAFLTVGGAAAGVGQGLAFRAGLDSIVRQAQPKTRGSVTSAFFVVLYAGITLPVIGEGALANLLGLVQAGTLFNGFVIFLGVTALLFLARRRREPLAR
- a CDS encoding PP2C family protein-serine/threonine phosphatase, with translation MEGKGPERPHRPDLLARLDAELGRIDEQLRALAAAKDRIQSLLDAVVAITREQELSAVLHRIVTTAMDLVGARYGALGVFDESGEHLAQFMAVGLSEQERAALAEVGFPRGLGVLGHLIQHPEPLRVDDVSSHPASVGFPPGHPRLRTLLGVAVSVRGEIYGDLYLSERIDGRLFDVHDENIVVALASAAGIAIDNVRLFEQVRAGSELFQRRLLPTLPDMRPFDAAAIYRPAAEPHHVGGDWYDAILLPDGAVAVVIGDVVGHDLHAAAAMASTRHMLRALLFAMRTPPSAVLAQLDRTLEAITDNPVTTTILARIEPEGAAWRLRWSTAGHIPPLLITPDRRAEYLFTEPGLPLNVDSGQPRPDRTHPLPADTIVVFFTDGLIEHPDHPINESLAELAELATTHADLPLQDFVQALADHHPSDGHDDMAILALRTPG